From a single Candidatus Saccharibacteria bacterium genomic region:
- a CDS encoding transposase, producing the protein MPSRNVIKFYDTDSYYHIYNRGVNRRRIFIDEHDYKYFLMLLQRYLGKNTNVDDRKRRYPNYNGEVDLIAFCLMPNHFHLMIAQNDSIKAMESFMRSLVTSYTKYFNKRHRRIGHLFQGPYKASKITNEPYLLHISRYIHLNPKEYKSWPYSSWPYYTRGWMVDWVKQHKVFELFEGGDYEKFVEDYKPEKEVLDALYKLIANSK; encoded by the coding sequence ATGCCAAGTAGGAATGTGATTAAGTTTTACGACACAGACTCTTATTACCATATCTATAATCGTGGGGTTAATAGACGGCGAATATTTATTGACGAACATGACTATAAATACTTCCTAATGCTACTTCAGAGGTATTTGGGAAAGAATACCAACGTAGATGATCGAAAAAGAAGGTACCCAAACTATAACGGAGAGGTTGATTTAATTGCTTTTTGTTTAATGCCTAACCATTTTCATTTAATGATAGCTCAAAACGATAGTATAAAAGCGATGGAAAGCTTTATGCGAAGCCTTGTCACCAGCTATACAAAGTATTTCAATAAAAGACATAGGAGGATTGGGCACTTGTTTCAAGGTCCGTATAAGGCCTCCAAGATAACGAATGAACCTTATTTGTTGCACATTTCTCGATATATCCATCTTAACCCTAAAGAATATAAAAGTTGGCCATATTCATCTTGGCCATACTATACTCGGGGATGGATGGTAGATTGGGTTAAGCAGCATAAAGTTTTCGAGCTATTTGAAGGTGGGGACTACGAAAAGTTTGTCGAAGACTACAAGCCGGAAAAAGAAGTTCTGGACGCTCTATATAAACTTATAGCAAACTCAAAATAA